In Actinomycetota bacterium, a single genomic region encodes these proteins:
- a CDS encoding arsenate reductase ArsC: protein MTGTTQPPYSEITLDQQVALKTAATRLQQNFDGTFGVETIEKFLYSSYDQFADRSSVANFLPLLAERFARQRLRALARVEGKGADAGIPTVLFLCVHNAGRSQMAMGFFEHLAGDRAIAWSGGSEPGHEVNPSAVAAMKEKGIDITQEYPKPWTDEIVRAADVVITMGCGDACPVFPGKRYLDWTLEDPAGQGVEAVRPIRDEIERRVRELLTELGVPAAA, encoded by the coding sequence ATGACCGGTACCACTCAGCCCCCGTATTCGGAGATCACGCTCGACCAGCAGGTCGCGCTGAAGACTGCCGCCACCCGACTGCAGCAGAACTTCGACGGCACCTTCGGCGTCGAGACGATCGAGAAGTTTCTCTACTCCTCCTACGACCAGTTCGCCGATCGGTCCAGCGTCGCGAACTTCCTGCCACTATTGGCCGAGCGGTTCGCTCGGCAGCGACTGCGGGCGCTGGCGCGCGTCGAGGGTAAGGGCGCCGACGCGGGCATCCCGACTGTGCTCTTCCTCTGCGTCCACAACGCCGGTCGGTCCCAGATGGCGATGGGCTTCTTCGAACACCTAGCTGGCGACCGAGCTATCGCGTGGTCGGGCGGCTCCGAACCCGGACACGAAGTGAACCCGTCGGCCGTCGCGGCGATGAAAGAGAAGGGCATCGACATCACCCAGGAGTACCCGAAGCCCTGGACCGACGAGATCGTCCGGGCAGCAGATGTCGTCATCACTATGGGTTGCGGAGATGCCTGCCCTGTCTTTCCCGGCAAGCGCTACCTCGACTGGACCCTGGAGGACCCCGCCGGGCAGGGCGTTGAGGCCGTACGACCCATCCGCGATGAGATCGAAAGGCGAGTCCGCGAGTTGCTCACCGAGCTCGGCGTTCCCGCCGCTGCCTGA
- the pstS gene encoding phosphate ABC transporter substrate-binding protein PstS has protein sequence MPSVPCRTHWQKPWRTRVKHTRTLTLAAAAAVGALTLAGCGSSTGGGSASTSSGNCASGTIKASGSTAQANAMDKWKDAYQDNCADATIEYQGVGSGAGVTQFTGKQTAFAGSDSALTPDQQTQADARCATGPALNIPMVGGAIAIMYNVSGVNKLVLNPAVVAGIFNNTITKWNDPKIAALNAGVTLPDATIAQFHRSDSSGTTGNLTKYLAATAPTVWTTPPSNDWVAPGGQGSKGSDQVTASVKSTPNSIGYAELSFVTDPVKAAWIDNGSGAVEATSDNAAKTIAGATVKGSGNNLPLSIDYATKAAGAYPIVLVTYEITCQKGLSGTDLAVTKSFLTYTASDAGQALLGPAKYVPITGDLLTKVRTAVAAIS, from the coding sequence ATGCCTAGCGTCCCGTGCCGTACCCACTGGCAGAAACCATGGAGGACCAGGGTGAAGCACACCCGCACGCTCACGCTCGCCGCCGCTGCCGCCGTCGGCGCGCTGACCCTCGCCGGCTGCGGGTCGAGCACCGGCGGTGGTTCAGCGTCGACGAGCTCAGGCAACTGCGCCTCAGGCACCATCAAGGCCTCGGGCTCCACCGCGCAGGCCAACGCGATGGACAAGTGGAAGGACGCCTACCAGGACAACTGCGCCGATGCCACGATCGAGTACCAGGGCGTCGGCTCCGGCGCCGGGGTCACCCAGTTCACCGGCAAGCAGACGGCCTTCGCGGGTTCGGACTCTGCCCTGACGCCCGATCAGCAGACCCAAGCTGACGCTCGTTGCGCGACTGGGCCGGCGCTCAACATCCCGATGGTCGGCGGCGCGATCGCGATCATGTACAACGTCAGCGGGGTCAACAAGCTGGTGCTGAACCCGGCCGTCGTCGCCGGGATCTTCAACAACACGATCACGAAGTGGAACGACCCGAAGATCGCTGCGCTGAACGCGGGAGTCACCCTGCCCGACGCGACCATCGCCCAGTTCCACCGCAGCGACTCGTCCGGCACCACAGGCAACCTCACCAAGTACCTCGCTGCCACCGCGCCCACCGTCTGGACCACGCCACCGAGCAACGACTGGGTGGCACCTGGTGGACAGGGTTCCAAGGGTTCGGACCAGGTGACGGCGTCGGTCAAGAGCACCCCGAACTCGATCGGGTACGCCGAATTGTCCTTCGTGACCGATCCAGTGAAGGCGGCCTGGATCGACAACGGTTCCGGAGCGGTCGAGGCGACCAGCGATAACGCGGCGAAGACCATTGCCGGCGCGACGGTCAAGGGCTCGGGCAATAACCTGCCGCTGTCCATCGACTACGCGACCAAGGCCGCCGGCGCCTACCCGATCGTCCTGGTGACGTACGAAATCACCTGCCAGAAGGGGCTGTCGGGCACCGACCTCGCGGTAACGAAGAGCTTCCTGACCTACACCGCGTCAGACGCCGGCCAGGCCCTGCTCGGCCCGGCCAAGTACGTCCCGATCACCGGTGACCTGCTCACGAAGGTCCGGACCGCCGTCGCGGCGATCTCCTAG
- a CDS encoding CYTH and CHAD domain-containing protein: MASGVRRHLGATDPRRRRDAAASVAGVADPAQAPAGRVTDAASPSTFREVERKLRVHALFRLPDLSALSPAVAEVDEQPTRALTAVYHDTEDLRLFRWGVTLRRREGGDDEGWHLKLPVDGSSPGVRDEIRVPLAEAEVGNVPAAIAELVTAFVRRSPLVPVATLRTERTPYVLVDHDGTAVAELVDDVVSVLDGDRVAARFREIEVESLVAGDHEVLDDMVSALVEHGAVPGSSSKAAFAVGPRANAAPDVTEPAAVTPEDPAGDAVRAHLQTHVRQLLLQDVRVRRDLPDAVHQMRVAARRIRSGLKAFRPLLDEEWARALRDELGWLAGELGAVRDLEVLLARLDEHAAELDRVDADAARSAIDPALRERARVARAHALGALRSPRHVALLDRLVAAANTPPMSGEATQPCTEALPPLLDKAWRRLRKQVHDVDLDGPSAPWHQARIAAKGARYTAEALVPVFGKPAKRFAAAVEQVTEELGEHQDAAVAAEVLRDIAQSPDVDGRAGFALGLLHAEQEQRELLARMRFLKIWPDVRRVHRRTHLSR, encoded by the coding sequence TTGGCATCTGGGGTCCGACGGCACCTGGGAGCGACGGACCCGCGGCGCCGGCGGGACGCCGCTGCGTCAGTTGCAGGAGTCGCTGATCCGGCGCAAGCACCGGCGGGGCGCGTGACCGACGCCGCGTCGCCCAGCACCTTCCGCGAGGTCGAGCGCAAACTGCGCGTGCACGCGCTGTTCCGACTGCCCGACCTCAGCGCGCTGTCACCGGCGGTGGCCGAGGTCGACGAACAGCCCACCCGCGCGCTGACCGCGGTGTACCACGACACCGAGGATCTGCGGCTGTTCCGGTGGGGTGTCACGCTGCGTCGCCGGGAAGGCGGCGACGACGAGGGATGGCACCTGAAACTCCCCGTCGACGGCTCGTCGCCCGGAGTTCGCGACGAGATCCGGGTCCCGCTGGCCGAGGCGGAGGTAGGGAACGTCCCCGCCGCTATCGCCGAACTGGTCACCGCCTTCGTCCGCCGTTCGCCGCTGGTTCCGGTGGCGACGCTGCGGACGGAGCGCACGCCGTACGTCCTGGTCGACCACGACGGTACGGCGGTGGCCGAACTCGTCGACGACGTCGTCTCCGTCCTGGACGGCGACCGCGTCGCAGCCCGGTTCCGGGAGATCGAAGTCGAGTCCCTCGTGGCAGGCGACCACGAGGTGCTCGACGACATGGTCAGTGCGCTGGTGGAGCACGGCGCCGTACCCGGGTCGTCGTCGAAGGCAGCCTTTGCGGTGGGGCCGCGAGCCAACGCCGCCCCTGACGTCACCGAGCCCGCTGCAGTCACACCGGAGGACCCGGCCGGCGACGCGGTCCGCGCACATCTGCAGACCCACGTCCGGCAGCTGCTGCTGCAGGACGTTCGGGTCCGCCGTGACCTGCCCGACGCGGTGCACCAGATGCGGGTGGCAGCTCGGCGGATTCGCAGCGGGCTCAAGGCGTTCCGGCCGTTGCTGGACGAGGAGTGGGCGCGGGCGCTGCGCGACGAACTCGGCTGGCTGGCCGGCGAGCTCGGCGCGGTTCGGGATCTCGAGGTGCTGCTGGCTCGCCTCGACGAGCACGCCGCGGAACTCGACCGGGTCGACGCCGACGCGGCCCGCAGCGCCATCGACCCGGCGCTGCGCGAGCGCGCCCGAGTGGCGCGCGCCCATGCCCTGGGCGCCCTGCGCTCCCCCCGGCACGTCGCGCTGCTGGATCGGCTCGTCGCCGCCGCGAACACCCCGCCGATGTCGGGCGAGGCGACGCAGCCGTGTACCGAGGCGCTGCCACCGCTGCTGGACAAGGCATGGCGGCGACTGCGCAAGCAGGTCCACGACGTCGATCTGGACGGCCCGAGCGCGCCGTGGCATCAGGCCCGAATCGCTGCCAAGGGCGCGCGCTACACCGCCGAGGCCCTCGTGCCGGTGTTCGGCAAGCCCGCGAAGCGGTTCGCCGCCGCCGTCGAACAGGTCACCGAAGAACTCGGCGAGCACCAGGACGCCGCCGTCGCTGCGGAGGTCCTGCGCGACATCGCGCAGTCACCCGACGTCGACGGCCGTGCCGGATTCGCACTCGGGCTGCTGCACGCCGAACAGGAACAGCGCGAACTGCTCGCGCGCATGCGGTTCCTGAAGATCTGGCCCGACGTCCGGCGCGTCCACCGCCGGACGCACCTGTCGCGGTGA
- a CDS encoding ArsR family transcriptional regulator, protein MSRSRTTLTVLEDSCCPTTLADPLPRDVAEELAHLLKAVADPARLQLLSLIGRSADGQVCQCDLTGPLGLSQPTVSHHLRVLVDAGVLSRERRGSWVWFSLVPDRLSQIAAIFG, encoded by the coding sequence ATGAGTCGATCTCGGACAACGTTGACCGTGCTCGAGGATTCTTGCTGCCCAACAACTCTCGCCGACCCACTCCCGCGCGACGTCGCTGAGGAGCTCGCACATCTGCTCAAGGCGGTGGCCGATCCAGCCCGCCTGCAGCTGCTGTCACTCATCGGCCGCAGTGCCGATGGCCAGGTGTGCCAGTGTGACCTGACCGGCCCTTTGGGCTTGTCGCAGCCCACCGTGAGCCATCACTTGCGAGTGCTCGTCGACGCCGGCGTCCTCAGCCGCGAGCGGCGGGGGTCATGGGTCTGGTTCTCGCTCGTGCCGGACCGGCTGTCGCAAATTGCGGCGATCTTCGGCTGA
- a CDS encoding NUDIX hydrolase — protein MASGPNRCQGRALHRRGPRAGVRQAREAVRRRRRTGHRRTRRAPGRRRRCGGPARHRAVTRRRRPCRIRTRAAARRTGTARTARAHAVPEDLARRPARPPPDAPVAVSSPSAGGPVRAAGVVLVRGGSHGRETLVIHRAHRADWSLPKGKVEPGEHVLTTAVRECDEETGVVPILGARLATQTYVALGEPKIVDYWVARIGSDQGFAPDDEVDEIRWMTARQAHAQLTYPRDADLVDAALAMPDTTPLIVLRHTQALRRTAFNGQHDADRPLSGRGRSQAKAVVPLLAAYGITAVHSSDAVRCRETVRYFAESVGATVENEPSLSEEGHERARRDSRTRILELAAMRVPVVVCTHRPVLPTIVQALATLPGGDKHADSFDPRLPPGGCLVVHRSFDDATDDSVNGADNGAEVAAPRVIAVERHEL, from the coding sequence GTGGCATCAGGCCCGAATCGCTGCCAAGGGCGCGCGCTACACCGCCGAGGCCCTCGTGCCGGTGTTCGGCAAGCCCGCGAAGCGGTTCGCCGCCGCCGTCGAACAGGTCACCGAAGAACTCGGCGAGCACCAGGACGCCGCCGTCGCTGCGGAGGTCCTGCGCGACATCGCGCAGTCACCCGACGTCGACGGCCGTGCCGGATTCGCACTCGGGCTGCTGCACGCCGAACAGGAACAGCGCGAACTGCTCGCGCGCATGCGGTTCCTGAAGATCTGGCCCGACGTCCGGCGCGTCCACCGCCGGACGCACCTGTCGCGGTGAGTTCACCCTCGGCCGGCGGCCCCGTGCGCGCTGCCGGCGTCGTGCTGGTCCGCGGCGGCAGCCACGGCCGCGAGACGCTGGTCATCCATCGGGCGCACCGAGCTGACTGGTCGCTGCCCAAGGGCAAGGTCGAGCCCGGCGAGCACGTGCTGACGACGGCAGTCCGGGAGTGCGACGAGGAGACCGGCGTCGTGCCGATCCTGGGTGCCCGCTTGGCGACCCAGACCTACGTCGCACTCGGCGAGCCCAAGATCGTCGACTACTGGGTGGCCCGGATCGGCAGTGACCAGGGCTTCGCCCCGGACGACGAGGTCGACGAGATCCGGTGGATGACTGCGCGCCAGGCCCACGCGCAGCTGACCTATCCGCGGGACGCCGACCTGGTCGACGCCGCGCTGGCCATGCCGGATACGACGCCACTGATCGTGCTGCGGCACACCCAGGCGCTGCGGCGCACCGCCTTCAACGGCCAGCACGATGCCGATCGACCGCTGTCCGGCCGTGGTCGCAGCCAGGCCAAGGCGGTGGTCCCGCTGCTGGCGGCGTACGGCATCACCGCCGTGCATTCCTCCGACGCGGTCCGGTGCCGGGAGACGGTGCGCTACTTCGCCGAGTCCGTCGGCGCGACCGTGGAGAACGAACCCAGCCTCTCGGAAGAGGGCCACGAGCGGGCCCGGCGGGACTCGCGGACACGGATCCTCGAACTCGCCGCGATGCGGGTACCCGTGGTCGTGTGCACCCACCGACCAGTCCTGCCGACGATCGTGCAGGCGCTCGCGACGCTGCCCGGCGGCGACAAGCATGCGGACTCGTTCGATCCGCGGCTGCCTCCCGGCGGCTGCCTGGTGGTCCACCGCTCCTTCGACGATGCCACCGACGACTCCGTCAACGGCGCCGACAACGGGGCCGAGGTGGCCGCACCACGGGTGATTGCGGTGGAGCGGCACGAGCTGTAG
- the pstA gene encoding phosphate ABC transporter permease PstA has translation MTLTTPVPTAPTAASQLRGRRLPTWAGYGVAAAAVLLAVVLNLTTSVDGVAGTTVVAVLLFLVGLTGWSFAVEGRRHAIDRLATTVVYATFVAAFVPLAWILLSVVAKGIGVLNWAFLTGNMRSISASEEGGGVMHALIGTLQQVGLATLMSVPIGVLAAIYLVEYGAGKRLAYWISFFVDVMTGVPSIVTGLFIYTALILAVGLPQSGFAAALALTILMIPVIIRSTEEMLKIVPNDLREAAYALGIPKWKTILKIVIPTALSGIITGVMLAVARVTGETAPLLLVTFLAQSTNWNAFNNPQTSLPTFIWDQISRGTDQAVARAWGGALVLILVVLVFYGGARLIAARFAPKR, from the coding sequence ATGACGCTCACCACCCCCGTGCCGACGGCGCCGACCGCGGCGAGCCAGTTGCGTGGCCGGCGGTTGCCGACCTGGGCCGGGTACGGGGTCGCAGCGGCGGCCGTCCTGTTGGCCGTCGTCCTGAACCTGACCACCTCGGTCGACGGCGTCGCCGGCACCACGGTCGTCGCCGTCCTGCTCTTCCTTGTCGGGCTGACCGGCTGGAGTTTCGCCGTCGAAGGCCGACGGCATGCCATCGACCGGCTGGCGACCACCGTCGTATACGCGACCTTCGTCGCCGCCTTCGTCCCGCTGGCCTGGATCCTGCTGTCGGTGGTGGCGAAGGGAATCGGTGTCCTCAACTGGGCATTTCTGACCGGCAACATGCGCAGCATCAGCGCCTCCGAGGAGGGCGGCGGCGTCATGCATGCCCTTATCGGGACGCTGCAACAGGTCGGCCTGGCGACGCTCATGTCGGTGCCGATCGGGGTACTCGCAGCGATCTATCTGGTCGAGTACGGCGCCGGCAAGCGCCTCGCCTACTGGATCAGTTTCTTCGTCGACGTGATGACCGGGGTGCCCTCGATCGTCACGGGCCTGTTCATCTACACCGCGCTCATCCTGGCCGTCGGTCTACCCCAGTCCGGCTTCGCCGCGGCCCTCGCGCTGACCATCCTCATGATCCCGGTCATCATCCGGTCGACCGAGGAGATGCTCAAGATCGTGCCGAACGACCTTCGCGAGGCCGCATACGCCCTGGGCATCCCGAAGTGGAAGACCATCCTGAAGATCGTCATCCCGACGGCGTTGTCCGGCATCATCACCGGCGTCATGCTCGCCGTGGCCCGGGTGACCGGCGAGACCGCGCCCCTGCTGCTGGTGACGTTCCTGGCGCAATCCACCAACTGGAATGCCTTCAACAACCCGCAGACCTCCTTGCCCACCTTCATCTGGGACCAGATCTCCCGCGGCACCGACCAAGCTGTGGCACGGGCCTGGGGCGGCGCTTTGGTGCTCATTCTCGTCGTCCTGGTCTTCTACGGCGGAGCGCGACTGATCGCCGCCCGTTTCGCACCCAAGCGCTGA
- the pstC gene encoding phosphate ABC transporter permease subunit PstC, whose product MPLSSALAIGGGEGPPGSSISGASVRRGDKVFRGVSRGAGIFVLLLMALIGAFLIWKAIPSLTTNSANFFTEQQWLPDQTPPVFGIAVLAFGTLVTAVIAMVLAVPVGYGIALFIAYYAHRRVAAVLAFVVDLLAAVPSIIFGLWGLQFLMPNMEGLMAWLATYFGWIPLFANDQQLYTKSIMIAGVVLAIMILPTVSALSREVFVQVPRTHVEASLALGATRWEMVRMAVVPFSKPGMISAAMLGLGRALGETIAVALILSAVFDINWHITEPGGNSFAANIALKWGEAQENGRSALIASGLVLFLITLLVNMAARAIIARRKEFSGAN is encoded by the coding sequence ATGCCCCTCTCGAGCGCCCTGGCAATCGGCGGCGGGGAAGGGCCGCCCGGTTCGTCGATCAGCGGGGCATCGGTTCGCCGGGGCGACAAGGTGTTTCGTGGCGTCTCGCGCGGCGCCGGCATCTTCGTTCTGCTGCTCATGGCGCTTATCGGCGCCTTCCTTATCTGGAAGGCGATCCCGTCCCTCACGACCAACTCGGCGAACTTCTTCACCGAGCAACAGTGGCTGCCGGACCAGACTCCCCCGGTCTTCGGCATCGCCGTACTGGCCTTCGGCACGCTGGTGACCGCGGTCATCGCGATGGTGCTGGCCGTCCCGGTCGGCTACGGCATCGCCCTGTTCATCGCCTACTACGCCCACCGCCGGGTGGCCGCGGTCCTGGCGTTCGTGGTCGATCTGCTTGCCGCCGTGCCGTCCATCATCTTCGGCCTCTGGGGTCTGCAGTTCCTCATGCCGAACATGGAAGGCCTGATGGCATGGCTGGCGACGTACTTCGGATGGATCCCGTTGTTCGCCAACGACCAGCAGCTGTACACCAAGAGCATCATGATCGCCGGCGTCGTGCTCGCGATCATGATCCTGCCGACCGTGTCGGCGTTGTCGCGGGAGGTGTTCGTCCAGGTCCCCCGGACGCATGTCGAAGCGTCGCTCGCGCTCGGTGCAACCCGCTGGGAAATGGTCCGGATGGCGGTGGTGCCCTTCAGCAAGCCGGGCATGATCTCCGCCGCGATGCTCGGCCTGGGACGCGCACTCGGTGAGACCATCGCCGTCGCCCTCATCCTGTCGGCCGTCTTCGACATCAACTGGCACATCACTGAACCTGGGGGCAACTCCTTCGCGGCCAACATCGCGTTGAAGTGGGGCGAGGCTCAGGAGAACGGCCGGTCCGCCCTGATCGCCTCAGGCTTGGTGCTGTTCCTCATCACGCTGCTGGTCAATATGGCGGCACGGGCGATCATCGCCCGCCGCAAGGAATTCTCTGGAGCGAACTGA
- a CDS encoding ArsR family transcriptional regulator: protein MSAEWSTELVARARAHAALGEPARLAIVERLTLGDAAPSELAADLGIASNLLAHHLRVLVDGGLIIRTRSEGDRRRSYVQLIHRSPDTLPSADRLAAGRVVFVCTRHSARSHLAAAAWARRSTVPVASAGTHPAGAVHPGATAAARRRNLRIAPVRTAHINDVVESGDLLVAVCDNAYEELAAVGPVPRLHWAVPDPVRVDSPAAFDAALDNIEGRIELLAQAVDASEEPP, encoded by the coding sequence ATGAGTGCGGAGTGGTCAACGGAGCTTGTAGCTCGGGCACGAGCGCATGCGGCGCTCGGCGAACCCGCGCGCCTCGCCATTGTGGAACGGCTGACCCTGGGCGACGCCGCGCCCTCCGAGTTGGCGGCCGACCTGGGGATTGCGTCCAACCTGCTGGCTCACCACCTCAGAGTGTTGGTCGACGGAGGCCTCATCATCCGAACTCGATCCGAAGGTGATCGCCGCCGCTCCTACGTGCAGCTGATCCACCGTTCACCGGACACGCTGCCGAGTGCCGACCGCCTCGCAGCTGGGCGCGTCGTGTTCGTCTGCACCCGGCACTCGGCACGCTCTCACCTGGCCGCAGCGGCCTGGGCCCGCCGCAGCACCGTGCCCGTGGCCTCGGCCGGGACGCATCCGGCCGGGGCAGTGCATCCGGGTGCGACCGCGGCTGCCCGACGGCGCAACCTCCGCATTGCGCCAGTTCGGACAGCCCACATCAACGACGTAGTCGAGTCCGGCGACCTCCTGGTCGCGGTCTGCGACAACGCGTACGAGGAGCTCGCCGCGGTTGGACCTGTCCCGCGGCTGCACTGGGCTGTGCCAGACCCGGTACGGGTCGACAGCCCGGCGGCCTTTGACGCCGCCCTGGACAACATCGAAGGTCGGATCGAACTTCTAGCGCAGGCAGTCGACGCATCGGAGGAGCCACCATGA
- a CDS encoding phosphate ABC transporter ATP-binding protein has protein sequence MAKRIDVSDLDIYYGKFLAVEGVSFSVEPNGVTAFIGPSGCGKSTVLRTLNRMHEVIPGARVEGKVMLDGEDIYGPMVDPVNVRRTVGMVFQRPNPFPTMSIYDNVVAGLKLESSKKRGGRSMDEVVERSLRGANLWEEVKDRLHRPGSGLSGGQQQRLCIARAIAVEPDVLLMDEPCSALDPISTLAIEDLIQELKERFTIVIVTHNMQQAARVSDTTAFFNLAGVGQPGRLVELGPTGKIFSQPEEKATEDYVSGRFG, from the coding sequence ATGGCCAAGCGGATCGACGTCTCCGACCTCGACATCTATTACGGCAAGTTCCTGGCCGTCGAGGGCGTCTCGTTCAGCGTCGAACCCAACGGTGTCACCGCTTTCATCGGTCCTTCCGGCTGCGGCAAGTCCACCGTCCTGCGCACCCTCAACCGGATGCACGAGGTCATTCCCGGGGCGCGAGTCGAGGGCAAGGTCATGCTCGACGGTGAGGACATCTACGGGCCAATGGTCGACCCGGTCAACGTCCGACGCACAGTCGGCATGGTCTTCCAACGGCCGAACCCCTTTCCCACCATGTCCATCTACGACAACGTCGTTGCCGGACTCAAGCTCGAATCGAGCAAGAAGCGCGGCGGGCGGTCGATGGACGAGGTGGTCGAACGGTCACTTCGCGGGGCCAACCTGTGGGAAGAGGTCAAGGATCGGCTGCACCGGCCGGGATCGGGGCTGTCCGGCGGCCAGCAGCAGCGACTGTGCATCGCGCGGGCGATCGCCGTCGAGCCCGACGTGCTGCTGATGGACGAGCCCTGTTCTGCGCTGGACCCCATCTCGACGCTCGCCATCGAGGATCTGATCCAGGAACTCAAGGAGCGGTTCACGATCGTCATCGTGACCCACAACATGCAGCAGGCCGCCCGGGTCAGCGACACCACAGCGTTCTTCAATCTCGCCGGAGTAGGCCAACCCGGCAGGCTCGTCGAACTCGGGCCGACCGGCAAGATCTTCTCGCAACCGGAGGAGAAGGCCACCGAGGATTACGTCTCCGGTCGATTCGGCTGA
- a CDS encoding glyoxalase/bleomycin resistance/dioxygenase family protein gives MSRVQLALNVSDLEASVAFYTRLFGVEPHKRRPGYANFAVIEPPLKLVLLETSVEARGSGVLGALNHLGVEVSDPAEVAAASDRLATAGLTTVDERGTTCCYAVQDKVWVHDPAGAPWEVYVVTDDAPQSPAHGPDGRRVLTTLNDGDCCTSSASSGAAAPQACC, from the coding sequence GTGTCCAGGGTCCAGCTCGCGCTCAACGTCTCCGATCTGGAGGCGTCAGTCGCCTTCTACACCCGACTCTTCGGCGTCGAGCCTCACAAACGGCGCCCGGGCTACGCGAACTTCGCCGTGATCGAGCCACCCCTCAAGCTCGTCCTGCTGGAGACATCGGTCGAAGCCCGAGGTTCGGGCGTCCTCGGCGCTCTCAACCACCTGGGAGTCGAGGTGAGCGACCCGGCCGAGGTCGCCGCCGCATCGGACCGACTCGCCACCGCCGGTCTGACCACGGTTGACGAGCGCGGAACCACCTGCTGCTACGCAGTACAGGACAAGGTGTGGGTGCACGACCCCGCGGGCGCACCGTGGGAGGTCTACGTGGTCACTGACGACGCCCCGCAGAGCCCGGCGCACGGTCCCGACGGCCGGCGGGTCCTGACGACCCTCAACGACGGGGACTGCTGCACATCCTCCGCGTCGTCTGGAGCCGCTGCGCCCCAGGCCTGTTGCTGA
- a CDS encoding aquaporin family protein, which translates to MDLPRRLLAEFLGTGLLVSIVVGSGIMATSLSNDVGLQLLLNAGATVAGLGVLIAVLGPVSGAHFNPLVTGVALVRREVRAREAAAYVVVQLVGAVVGVMLANVMFSLPAVEASTDYRGGTGVWIGEIVATAGLLLAIGALTRSGRGAWGAVVVPAWIGAAYLFTSSTSFANPAVTIGRAFTDSFAGIAPASVPAFIGFQVVGAAVGAVLTELLYPRRGARPEPLDLPAPIHAAG; encoded by the coding sequence ATGGATCTTCCTCGGCGATTGCTGGCCGAGTTCCTCGGCACCGGTCTGCTCGTGTCGATTGTTGTCGGGTCGGGAATCATGGCCACGAGTCTCAGCAACGACGTCGGACTCCAGCTTCTCTTGAACGCCGGCGCCACCGTGGCTGGTCTCGGGGTCCTGATTGCAGTGCTGGGCCCGGTGTCCGGCGCGCATTTCAATCCGCTGGTCACCGGAGTTGCGCTCGTGCGCCGCGAGGTCCGGGCTCGGGAAGCCGCGGCCTATGTCGTCGTGCAGCTCGTCGGGGCGGTCGTCGGGGTGATGCTGGCCAACGTGATGTTTTCGTTGCCTGCCGTCGAGGCATCCACCGACTACCGCGGCGGCACCGGGGTGTGGATCGGCGAGATAGTAGCGACGGCGGGTTTGCTCCTCGCTATCGGAGCGCTGACTCGCTCGGGTAGAGGCGCTTGGGGCGCTGTGGTCGTTCCGGCCTGGATCGGTGCCGCGTATCTGTTCACGTCCTCGACGTCCTTTGCGAACCCGGCAGTGACCATCGGGAGGGCCTTCACCGACAGCTTTGCTGGCATCGCCCCCGCCAGTGTGCCGGCCTTCATCGGCTTCCAGGTCGTGGGCGCAGCTGTCGGAGCGGTGCTCACCGAACTGCTCTACCCCAGGCGAGGTGCTCGGCCAGAGCCGCTGGATCTGCCGGCACCAATTCACGCCGCCGGTTGA